One segment of Curtobacterium poinsettiae DNA contains the following:
- a CDS encoding CYTH domain-containing protein — MSHTHLEIERTYDLPEGGALPDLVGAGGILRTEHQEPFGLDATYWDTERYDLVAARVTVRRRTGGPDAGWHIKRSESDTVRHEQQFPLTDDADTVPDEVLAALFTERRGRGLRPVVRITTTRTVTRLLDEDGDQIAELADDQVTAQRLDDDAPETPRTWREVEVETVDGVDPQIAHELFAALDGRFAAVGAGPAAVASKLARGLAGAPAPRLQTEEKPAKGTTARILAKRVRKLRVALLGQEARLRSGDTADLRQTADTTLEIAAILGAYRPAFPDGDAVDRAAEAADGLAGVTARAALAEYLIDRLPRASSPAQDDLVDAMTRERILASTRERRDQAVRDVVAFLHGEPFLELLDALDDAAERPAPTAWSLRAPKQVAQDVGADVKPRVRELVRAAVADDTSDTAAEREAADRTTTEAAWQETMRARMAMDVLGDDAFPHALWKRIGTAADVLTERVRSLHALDILRANAAIAERGGEGTFGYGVLAGDRVRLAEESYDEAVHALNRV, encoded by the coding sequence GTGAGCCACACGCACCTCGAGATCGAGCGCACCTACGACCTGCCAGAGGGCGGTGCCCTCCCCGACCTCGTCGGCGCGGGCGGCATCCTCCGCACCGAGCACCAGGAGCCGTTCGGACTGGACGCGACCTACTGGGACACCGAGCGGTACGACCTGGTGGCCGCGCGGGTGACCGTGCGTCGCCGCACGGGTGGCCCCGACGCAGGCTGGCACATCAAGCGCTCCGAGTCGGACACGGTCCGCCACGAGCAGCAGTTCCCCCTGACCGACGACGCCGACACGGTGCCCGACGAGGTCCTCGCCGCGCTCTTCACGGAGCGTCGCGGCCGCGGGCTGCGCCCCGTCGTCCGGATCACCACCACCCGCACCGTCACCCGACTGCTCGACGAGGACGGCGACCAGATCGCCGAGCTCGCCGACGACCAGGTCACCGCCCAGCGCCTCGACGACGATGCTCCGGAGACCCCGCGGACCTGGCGCGAGGTCGAGGTCGAGACCGTCGACGGCGTCGACCCGCAGATCGCCCACGAGCTGTTCGCGGCCCTTGACGGGCGCTTCGCGGCCGTCGGCGCCGGCCCCGCCGCCGTCGCGTCCAAGCTGGCACGTGGGCTGGCAGGAGCACCGGCACCGCGCCTCCAGACCGAGGAGAAGCCGGCCAAGGGCACGACCGCACGCATCCTGGCGAAGCGGGTGCGCAAGCTGCGCGTCGCGCTGCTCGGCCAGGAGGCCCGGCTCCGCTCCGGTGACACGGCCGACCTCCGGCAGACGGCCGACACCACCCTCGAGATCGCCGCGATCCTGGGTGCCTACCGCCCGGCGTTCCCCGACGGCGATGCCGTCGACCGTGCCGCCGAGGCGGCGGACGGCCTGGCGGGCGTCACCGCGCGTGCGGCGCTGGCCGAGTACCTGATCGACCGGCTGCCGCGGGCGTCGTCGCCGGCGCAGGACGACCTGGTCGACGCGATGACCCGTGAGCGCATCCTCGCGTCGACCCGGGAACGTCGCGACCAGGCGGTGCGGGACGTCGTCGCGTTCCTGCACGGCGAGCCGTTCCTCGAACTGCTCGACGCCCTCGACGACGCGGCCGAGCGCCCGGCGCCGACGGCGTGGTCGCTCCGCGCACCGAAACAGGTCGCGCAGGACGTCGGCGCCGACGTGAAGCCGCGCGTGCGCGAGCTCGTCCGGGCCGCCGTCGCCGACGACACCTCGGACACCGCCGCCGAGCGCGAGGCCGCCGACCGCACCACCACCGAAGCCGCGTGGCAGGAGACGATGCGCGCCCGGATGGCGATGGACGTGCTCGGCGACGACGCGTTCCCGCACGCGCTGTGGAAGCGGATCGGTACCGCAGCCGACGTACTGACCGAGCGGGTGCGGTCCCTGCACGCCCTCGACATCCTCCGGGCGAACGCGGCGATCGCGGAGCGCGGGGGTGAGGGCACGTTCGGGTACGGGGTGCTCGCGGGGGACCGGGTGCGCCTGGCCGAGGAGTCCTACGACGAGGCGGTGCACGCGCTCAACCGCGTGTGA
- a CDS encoding aminodeoxychorismate lyase has translation MTETVLAVLNQPSRDAAPHDPAAEAFTWAKPLEEHVQVQDLGVTRGDGVFETITVIDGRPQALEAHLARFGRSAAMLDLPAPDPEAWRRAIEAVCARLDPVREAFAKTVLTRGVEGTERPTGWVYAAPSGDSTAARTEGISVVVLDRGYRHDVERTSPWLLQGAKTLSYGVNMAALREAVRRGADDALFVSSDGYVLEGTRANLIMKVGDRLVTPRTDIGILAGTTQADVFRFAEQEGIETAYELVTLADLAAADALWLVSSVRQAAPIRSVNGDVRPIDAELTTRINDFLLAREV, from the coding sequence ATGACCGAAACCGTGCTCGCCGTCCTCAACCAGCCCTCCCGCGACGCCGCGCCGCACGACCCCGCGGCCGAGGCCTTCACCTGGGCGAAGCCGCTCGAGGAGCACGTGCAGGTGCAGGACCTCGGCGTCACGCGCGGCGACGGCGTGTTCGAGACGATCACGGTGATCGACGGCCGACCACAGGCCCTCGAGGCGCACCTCGCCCGCTTCGGCCGCTCCGCCGCGATGCTCGACCTGCCCGCCCCCGACCCGGAGGCCTGGCGCCGGGCCATCGAGGCCGTCTGTGCCCGCCTCGACCCGGTGCGCGAGGCCTTCGCCAAGACCGTCCTGACCCGCGGCGTCGAGGGCACCGAGCGCCCGACCGGGTGGGTCTACGCCGCGCCGTCGGGCGACTCCACGGCCGCACGTACCGAGGGCATCTCCGTCGTCGTCCTGGACCGCGGGTACCGGCACGACGTCGAGCGCACCTCGCCGTGGCTGCTGCAGGGCGCGAAGACGCTGTCGTACGGCGTCAACATGGCCGCCCTGCGCGAGGCCGTCCGCCGCGGCGCCGACGACGCCCTGTTCGTCTCGAGCGACGGCTACGTGCTCGAGGGCACGCGCGCCAACCTGATCATGAAGGTCGGCGACCGGCTCGTCACGCCCCGCACCGACATCGGGATCCTGGCCGGCACGACGCAGGCCGACGTGTTCCGCTTCGCTGAGCAGGAGGGCATCGAGACCGCCTACGAACTCGTCACCCTCGCCGACCTGGCGGCGGCGGACGCGCTCTGGCTCGTGTCGAGCGTGCGGCAGGCGGCCCCGATCCGTTCGGTGAACGGCGACGTGCGGCCGATCGACGCCGAGCTCACGACGCGCATCAACGACTTCCTGCTGGCGCGCGAGGTCTGA
- a CDS encoding 8-oxo-dGTP diphosphatase → MTLRDESKSQHPRVVVVYLLRDGSAGTEVLLGEKRRGLGAGRLVGPGGKREPGESAVETAVREVREEVGLRLDAVDLEARGTLDYRFPYRPSWSQVSDVFVCRRWHGDPSGSDELEPRWIPVDAVPYDAMWDDARYWLPGVLAGGSVRARFTFAEDDATVAGFTGTGVGVGD, encoded by the coding sequence GTGACCCTTCGCGACGAGAGCAAGTCCCAGCATCCCCGGGTGGTCGTCGTGTACCTGCTGCGCGACGGTTCGGCCGGCACGGAAGTGCTGCTGGGGGAGAAGCGCCGCGGCCTCGGCGCGGGCCGTCTGGTCGGCCCCGGCGGTAAGCGCGAGCCCGGCGAGTCCGCGGTCGAGACCGCCGTGCGCGAGGTGCGTGAAGAGGTCGGCCTGCGGCTCGACGCGGTCGACCTGGAGGCCCGTGGCACGTTGGACTACCGGTTCCCGTACCGACCGTCCTGGTCCCAGGTCTCGGACGTCTTCGTCTGCCGCCGCTGGCATGGGGACCCGTCGGGCTCGGACGAACTGGAGCCGCGGTGGATCCCCGTCGACGCCGTGCCCTACGACGCGATGTGGGACGACGCGCGCTACTGGCTGCCGGGGGTGCTCGCCGGCGGCAGCGTCCGCGCGCGGTTCACGTTCGCCGAGGACGACGCGACGGTCGCCGGGTTCACCGGGACGGGCGTCGGAGTGGGCGACTAG
- a CDS encoding amidohydrolase: MSNSFAITGAHVVPVSAPAFDGGAVVVEDGRITAIGPDVTPPDGMAVIDATGSWLVPGFVEAHGHVGIHEEANGEAGNDTNEMTAPNMAGVRAIDAIDIDDEGFRDALSGGITSIVVKPGSGNPIGGQSVAIKTWGGRTIDEQLISDSVSVKSALGENPKRVYGGKGQTPSTRLGVAKIIRDAFVEAQNYRAARDAAAAKDEPFARDLTKETLVRVLDGELVWDQHTHRHDDIATAIRLSEEFGYRLVVNHGTEAHKIADVLAAKDIPVIYGPLFTSRSKVELRDRGIPNLATIAAAGVRVAITTDAPVVPINMLVDQATAAVKEGLPAQTALEALTVNPADFLGFGDRVGRLAEGYDADLVLWDGDPLDAASRATRVWIDGEPVFTWSDGTGVTTPRW; encoded by the coding sequence ATGAGCAACTCCTTCGCGATCACCGGTGCCCACGTCGTCCCCGTCTCCGCTCCCGCCTTCGACGGCGGCGCGGTCGTCGTCGAGGACGGCCGGATCACCGCGATCGGTCCGGACGTCACCCCGCCCGACGGCATGGCGGTCATCGACGCCACCGGTTCGTGGCTCGTGCCCGGGTTCGTCGAGGCGCACGGCCACGTCGGCATCCACGAGGAGGCCAACGGTGAGGCCGGCAACGACACGAACGAGATGACCGCGCCGAACATGGCCGGCGTCCGGGCGATCGACGCGATCGACATCGACGACGAGGGCTTCCGGGACGCACTCTCCGGCGGGATCACGAGCATCGTCGTCAAGCCCGGCTCCGGCAACCCCATCGGCGGTCAGAGCGTCGCCATCAAGACGTGGGGCGGCCGCACGATCGACGAGCAGCTCATCTCCGACTCGGTGAGCGTGAAGAGCGCCCTCGGCGAGAACCCGAAGCGCGTCTACGGGGGCAAGGGCCAGACGCCCTCGACCCGGCTCGGTGTCGCGAAGATCATCCGCGACGCCTTCGTCGAGGCGCAGAACTACCGGGCCGCCCGTGACGCCGCCGCGGCGAAGGACGAGCCGTTCGCCCGTGACCTGACGAAGGAGACGCTCGTCCGGGTGCTCGACGGCGAACTCGTCTGGGACCAGCACACCCACCGCCACGACGACATCGCCACCGCGATCCGACTGTCCGAGGAGTTCGGCTACCGGCTCGTCGTGAACCACGGCACCGAGGCGCACAAGATCGCCGACGTGCTGGCCGCGAAGGACATCCCGGTCATCTACGGCCCGCTCTTCACCAGCCGCTCGAAGGTCGAGCTCCGCGACCGCGGCATCCCGAACCTCGCGACCATCGCGGCGGCAGGGGTCCGGGTCGCCATCACGACGGACGCGCCGGTCGTGCCGATCAACATGCTCGTCGACCAGGCGACCGCCGCGGTGAAGGAGGGTCTGCCCGCCCAGACCGCACTCGAGGCGCTGACGGTCAACCCGGCCGATTTCCTCGGGTTCGGGGACCGCGTCGGTCGCCTGGCCGAGGGGTACGACGCCGACCTCGTGCTCTGGGACGGCGACCCGCTCGATGCGGCCAGCCGCGCGACGCGCGTCTGGATCGACGGCGAGCCCGTCTTCACGTGGTCCGACGGAACCGGCGTCACCACCCCGCGCTGGTAG
- a CDS encoding S9 family peptidase encodes MSNEHTASTPPSAAKRPVTRTHHGIDFVDDYEWLRDKESPDTLAYLEAENAHTEAATAHLAPLRDRIFAEVKSRVQETDLSVPVRMGDWWYFTRTAEGSQYGVHCRVPVAGPDDWTPPAVVEGESTLPGEQVVLDGNALADGHEFFSLGTYDISDDGTRLVYGIDVEGDERYTLHVRDLATGTDLGDAIPNTGAGATFDPAGRYVFYPTVDESWRPDKIWRHAVGTAASDDVLVFEEPDDRYWVGVGVTRSSQYIVIELGSKITSEAHVLDAADPTGEFQVVWPRREGVEYEIEHAIVGGSDRFLVLHNDGAENFELVDVPADDPTSERDRRVVVAHHTERRIESVDAFAGHLALEYRSEALPRVAIIPIDGDGYGDAHEVPFDEALFSAGLGGNPEWEQPTLRIGYTSFVTPSEVSDLDLATGEVTVLKRQPVLGGYDPADYVQERDWATASDGTRVPISLVWRRDAVEDGSPAPLHLYGYGSYEHSIDPGFSVMRLSMLDRGVVFAVAHVRGGGELGRHWYENGKTLTKKNTFTDFVAVAEHLIESGRTSADRLVAEGGSAGGLLMGAVANLAPERFAGILAAVPFVDALTSILDPDLPLTVIEWDEWGDPLHDAEVYRYMSEYTPYENVRNDVQYPQILAVTSINDTRVLYVEPAKWTAKLREVGAPVLLKTEMSAGHGGVSGRYASWKERAFELAWLLDVLGLADESPAAATADPIAAG; translated from the coding sequence GTGAGCAACGAGCACACCGCATCCACCCCGCCCAGCGCCGCCAAGCGGCCCGTGACACGGACCCACCACGGCATCGACTTCGTCGACGACTACGAGTGGCTGCGGGACAAGGAATCCCCCGACACCCTGGCGTACCTCGAAGCCGAGAACGCCCACACCGAAGCCGCCACCGCGCACCTCGCGCCGCTGCGGGACCGCATCTTCGCCGAGGTGAAGAGCCGCGTGCAGGAGACCGACCTCTCGGTGCCGGTCCGCATGGGCGACTGGTGGTACTTCACCCGCACCGCCGAGGGCAGCCAGTACGGTGTGCACTGCCGCGTGCCCGTCGCCGGCCCCGACGACTGGACACCGCCCGCCGTCGTCGAGGGCGAGTCGACGCTCCCCGGCGAGCAGGTGGTCCTCGACGGCAACGCCCTGGCCGACGGCCACGAGTTCTTCTCCCTCGGCACCTACGACATCAGCGACGACGGCACCCGCCTGGTCTACGGCATCGACGTCGAGGGTGACGAGCGGTACACCCTGCACGTGCGCGACCTGGCCACGGGCACCGACCTCGGCGACGCCATCCCGAACACCGGGGCCGGCGCCACCTTCGACCCGGCCGGACGCTACGTGTTCTACCCCACGGTCGACGAGTCCTGGCGTCCGGACAAGATCTGGCGGCACGCGGTCGGCACCGCGGCATCGGACGACGTCCTGGTGTTCGAGGAGCCCGACGACCGCTACTGGGTCGGTGTCGGTGTCACCCGCTCCTCGCAGTACATCGTCATCGAGCTCGGCTCCAAGATCACGTCCGAGGCGCACGTCCTCGACGCCGCCGACCCGACCGGTGAGTTCCAGGTCGTCTGGCCCCGCCGCGAGGGCGTCGAGTACGAGATCGAGCACGCCATCGTCGGCGGCAGCGACCGGTTCCTGGTGCTGCACAACGACGGCGCCGAGAACTTCGAGCTCGTCGACGTCCCCGCCGACGACCCGACGTCCGAGCGTGACCGCCGCGTCGTCGTGGCGCACCACACCGAGCGCCGCATCGAGTCGGTCGACGCCTTCGCCGGACACCTCGCACTGGAGTACCGCTCCGAAGCGCTCCCCCGCGTCGCGATCATCCCGATCGACGGCGACGGCTACGGCGATGCACACGAGGTCCCCTTCGACGAAGCACTGTTCTCGGCGGGTCTCGGCGGCAACCCGGAGTGGGAGCAGCCGACGCTCCGCATCGGGTACACGTCGTTCGTGACCCCCTCCGAGGTCAGCGACCTCGACCTGGCCACCGGCGAGGTCACCGTCCTGAAGCGCCAGCCCGTACTCGGCGGCTACGACCCGGCCGACTACGTGCAGGAACGCGACTGGGCGACCGCGTCGGACGGCACCCGCGTGCCGATCTCGCTCGTCTGGCGTCGTGACGCCGTCGAGGACGGCTCCCCGGCACCGCTGCACCTGTACGGCTACGGCTCGTACGAGCACTCGATCGACCCCGGCTTCAGCGTCATGCGCCTGTCGATGCTCGACCGCGGTGTCGTCTTCGCCGTCGCGCACGTCCGTGGTGGCGGTGAGCTCGGCCGGCACTGGTACGAGAACGGCAAGACGCTGACGAAGAAGAACACCTTCACCGACTTCGTCGCGGTCGCCGAGCACCTGATCGAGTCCGGCCGGACGAGTGCCGACCGGCTCGTGGCCGAGGGTGGCAGCGCAGGCGGGCTCCTGATGGGTGCGGTCGCGAACCTCGCACCCGAGCGGTTCGCCGGCATCCTGGCCGCCGTGCCGTTCGTCGACGCGCTGACGAGCATCCTCGACCCGGACCTGCCCCTCACCGTCATCGAGTGGGACGAGTGGGGCGACCCGCTGCACGATGCCGAGGTCTACCGCTACATGAGCGAGTACACCCCGTACGAGAACGTCCGCAACGACGTGCAGTACCCGCAGATCCTCGCCGTGACGTCGATCAACGACACCCGCGTGCTCTACGTCGAGCCCGCGAAGTGGACCGCGAAGCTCCGCGAAGTCGGCGCTCCGGTACTGCTGAAGACCGAGATGTCCGCCGGCCACGGTGGTGTCAGCGGCCGCTACGCGTCCTGGAAGGAGCGGGCGTTCGAACTCGCCTGGCTGCTCGACGTGCTCGGGCTCGCCGACGAGTCGCCCGCCGCCGCGACCGCCGACCCGATCGCCGCGGGCTGA
- a CDS encoding tryptophan synthase subunit alpha — MAEPRRTGRSLEVLRAEAAEEISMLVEHRSRQGEDPWEFMPTLPTVDEQVVLILRADAVDLDEAIGKRHAQWSSHPASGQGTRLGEEYHRLRRIALQHPELTPAVWKLLGALPEAG; from the coding sequence ATGGCTGAGCCCCGCAGGACCGGGCGCAGCCTCGAAGTGCTGCGCGCCGAGGCTGCCGAAGAGATCTCGATGCTCGTCGAGCACCGGAGCCGCCAGGGTGAGGACCCGTGGGAGTTCATGCCGACGCTCCCCACCGTCGACGAACAGGTCGTGCTGATCCTGCGCGCGGACGCCGTCGACCTGGACGAGGCGATCGGCAAGCGGCACGCGCAGTGGTCGAGCCACCCGGCGTCGGGGCAGGGCACCCGGCTGGGCGAGGAGTACCACCGGCTGCGCCGGATCGCGCTGCAGCACCCCGAGCTGACGCCCGCCGTGTGGAAGCTGCTGGGCGCGCTGCCCGAAGCGGGCTGA
- a CDS encoding ABC transporter permease, producing MSTPRNDVPRNDDGPERPGGSRPTPPKPRGTRPSARGTKPRRGGKVAGHTRSAPRRQAPVPAPQQHGAYRRWYSTLHPSLQLIGLQLWMPLFFIVGFCLCYVFAFHAPHPHDVPIALVGSDPTFVQAVQRALPGEFVFHTYDSLAQAKRDVVGGSMAVAYDPAANEFFTASAHQFQVASLVPATLTAVLTGLGVATPKVTELAPLPAWDEYGTVAMYVMLAWCIGGYMVAMFIGIMGGPLRHRTRMTVIVVGGLVISLITNTLAGPVLGAIHGHWIQLVLIAWGWIVAIGLAVNGLSYFVGRFIAAPAMICFVFLSMPSSGGAYPKWFMPEPFAWLNNVVVGSSMVDMIKHQVYGVGPGPARGLITMACYATAGLVLMYFGKKWWERRRIRAIVTGRTTMFQDANTANREFLGRQRDAELERHGLTSTETGTLSVLRDDDWEDDRTGGDVFTGGRDGLEPDATPTGRIAVQRPANRKEPRPAAAQHGKHADR from the coding sequence GTGAGCACGCCGCGGAACGACGTCCCCAGGAACGACGACGGACCGGAGCGCCCCGGTGGTTCCCGACCGACGCCGCCGAAGCCGCGCGGGACCCGTCCCTCGGCACGTGGGACCAAGCCGCGCCGTGGCGGCAAGGTCGCCGGGCACACGCGTTCGGCACCCCGGCGACAGGCGCCGGTGCCGGCGCCCCAGCAGCACGGCGCCTACCGCCGGTGGTACTCGACCCTGCACCCGTCGCTGCAGCTGATCGGCCTGCAGCTCTGGATGCCGCTGTTCTTCATCGTCGGGTTCTGCCTGTGCTACGTCTTCGCGTTCCACGCCCCGCACCCGCACGACGTCCCGATCGCCCTGGTCGGCAGCGATCCGACGTTCGTGCAGGCGGTGCAGCGGGCGTTGCCCGGCGAGTTCGTGTTCCACACGTACGACTCGCTCGCGCAGGCGAAGCGCGACGTGGTGGGTGGCTCGATGGCGGTCGCGTACGACCCCGCTGCGAACGAGTTCTTCACGGCGAGCGCGCACCAGTTCCAGGTCGCGAGCCTCGTCCCGGCCACCCTCACCGCGGTGCTGACCGGCCTGGGCGTCGCGACCCCGAAGGTCACCGAGCTCGCACCCCTGCCTGCCTGGGACGAGTACGGCACCGTGGCGATGTACGTCATGCTCGCGTGGTGCATCGGCGGCTACATGGTCGCAATGTTCATCGGCATCATGGGCGGCCCGCTCCGGCACCGCACCCGGATGACGGTCATCGTGGTCGGCGGCCTCGTCATCTCGCTCATCACGAACACCCTCGCCGGACCGGTGCTCGGCGCCATCCACGGGCACTGGATCCAGCTCGTGCTCATCGCCTGGGGCTGGATCGTGGCGATCGGCCTGGCGGTGAACGGCCTGAGCTACTTCGTCGGCCGGTTCATCGCCGCACCCGCGATGATCTGCTTCGTCTTCCTGTCCATGCCGTCGTCCGGCGGTGCCTACCCGAAGTGGTTCATGCCCGAGCCCTTCGCCTGGCTGAACAACGTCGTCGTCGGCTCGAGCATGGTCGACATGATCAAGCACCAGGTCTACGGCGTCGGCCCCGGCCCGGCCCGCGGCCTGATCACGATGGCGTGCTACGCCACGGCAGGCCTGGTGCTGATGTACTTCGGCAAGAAGTGGTGGGAGCGCCGACGGATCCGAGCGATCGTCACCGGCCGGACCACGATGTTCCAGGACGCCAACACCGCCAACCGCGAGTTCCTCGGCCGGCAGCGCGACGCCGAGCTCGAGCGCCACGGCCTGACCTCCACCGAGACCGGCACCCTGAGCGTGCTGCGGGACGACGACTGGGAGGACGACCGCACCGGCGGGGACGTCTTCACCGGCGGGCGCGACGGCCTCGAGCCGGACGCGACACCGACCGGCCGCATCGCCGTGCAGCGCCCCGCGAACCGGAAGGAACCGCGACCGGCGGCGGCGCAGCACGGCAAGCACGCCGACCGCTGA
- a CDS encoding Fic family protein, producing the protein MAHRSDTWPTHERSERPWRSAVRGCRDDRLVTTVQVSLPPSIARARWTPDDDTVALLDRSATALRALDVHHGSRLAPLGSVLGRTEAVASSRIEDESATIDDLARALVGIRANVGATAVVRAGGAVEHLVSGADSGTVTEASLLEAHRLLMRDDPVDGRYAGRYRAVQNWIGGGATPRDAVYVPPPPELVAPLMADLIAFVHRVDLHPIAQAAIAHAQFESIHPFTDGNGRIGRALIGAVLRRRGVTTRVTAPVATALAAGRRRYFRHLEQYRDGRVTGFVVDLALAIGTVCDEATLSALLLAEHDADRSGGPCASGPHAVVGRALADDPVLTETHLDTLLTADEVERVTHDLVSAGVLRPVTGRRRDRAWVAPAVVDELEAFEHTAA; encoded by the coding sequence ATGGCACACCGGAGCGACACCTGGCCCACGCACGAGCGCAGCGAGCGACCGTGGCGGAGTGCCGTCCGCGGGTGCCGAGACGACCGGCTCGTGACCACCGTGCAGGTGTCGCTGCCCCCGTCCATCGCGAGGGCTCGGTGGACACCCGACGACGACACCGTCGCACTGCTCGACCGGAGCGCCACGGCCCTGCGCGCCCTCGACGTCCACCACGGCTCCCGGCTCGCGCCGCTCGGGTCGGTGCTCGGCCGGACCGAAGCCGTGGCGTCGTCGCGGATCGAGGACGAGTCAGCGACGATCGACGACCTGGCACGGGCCCTCGTCGGCATCCGGGCGAACGTGGGCGCCACCGCGGTCGTCCGGGCCGGCGGCGCCGTCGAGCACCTGGTGTCCGGAGCCGACTCGGGCACCGTCACCGAGGCGTCCCTGCTCGAGGCACACCGCCTGCTGATGCGCGACGACCCGGTGGACGGACGGTACGCCGGCAGGTACCGCGCCGTGCAGAACTGGATCGGCGGCGGCGCCACACCCCGCGACGCAGTGTACGTGCCACCGCCGCCCGAGCTCGTGGCACCGCTGATGGCCGACCTGATCGCGTTCGTGCACCGCGTGGACCTGCACCCGATCGCACAGGCCGCGATCGCCCACGCGCAGTTCGAGTCGATCCACCCGTTCACCGACGGCAACGGTCGGATCGGGCGGGCGCTGATCGGTGCCGTGCTGCGGCGACGTGGGGTGACGACCAGGGTCACGGCACCGGTGGCCACCGCGCTCGCTGCGGGCCGGCGGCGGTACTTCCGACACCTGGAGCAGTACCGCGACGGCAGGGTCACCGGGTTCGTGGTCGACCTGGCCCTCGCGATCGGGACGGTGTGCGACGAGGCGACGCTGAGCGCCCTGCTGCTCGCCGAGCACGACGCCGACCGGTCCGGAGGCCCCTGCGCCTCGGGCCCGCACGCCGTCGTCGGCCGTGCGCTCGCCGACGACCCCGTCCTGACCGAAACGCACCTGGACACCCTGCTCACCGCTGACGAGGTCGAGCGCGTGACCCACGACCTGGTGTCGGCGGGAGTGCTCCGTCCGGTCACCGGTCGTCGCCGTGACCGCGCGTGGGTGGCACCCGCCGTGGTCGACGAGCTCGAGGCGTTCGAGCACACGGCGGCCTGA